AAACAATTAACACAGCCACTCCCTGTAGGGGTGAGTGCACCACAAGCATATTATCCGATTGCTGTTGATAAAGTTCGCTATGTTGGAGAACCTGTTGTCGTGATCGTTGCGGAGAACAGATATATTGCAGAAGATGCGTTAGAAAAAATAAAAGTAGAGTATGAACCGCTTCAAACAGTTGTTCAAATTTCAGATGCGCTTTCAGAAGATTCTATACCATTACATGAAGAGGTTGGAAGTAACATTCTGAATGAACGTCATTTTGATTATGGTAATGTTGATCAAGCATTTGAAGATGCCAATTACATCATAAAAAGGAAGTTTGAGTTTCCGAAAGTAAACGCAACTCCAGTTGAAAATTATGGAGTTATCGCCGATTACACAAGCAGTGAAGAAAACTATACGATTTGGTCTAACTTCCATGGCCCTTTTACCCTTCATTCTGTTATGAAGGCAGCACTGAATGTCCCAAGTAATCAACTTCGAATTATTACACCGAAAGATATTGGGGGAAGTTACGGGATTAAATCAGGTGTTTACCCATACATGGTCCTCATAGCAGTTGTTTCAAGAATTGTCGGTGTTCCAGTGAAATGGATTGAAGATAGACAGGAACATTTAATGGCAAGTTCCAGTGGTACAGATCGTGTCACATGGGTTGAAGCAGCAGTGAAGAACAATGGAACAATTTTAGGTCTTAAGATGAAATATGCTGATAATGTTGGTGCTTATATCCGTGCGCCGGAACCAGCATCACTATATCGGAATCATTCTAATATTACTGGTGCTTACCGAATTCAAAATGTCCGATTAGAGGCAATTGCAGTTACAACGAATAAATCACCGACAGGACTTATTCGAGGATATGGTGGTCCGCAACATTATTTCCCGCTAGAGCGAATGATACAAATTATTTCCGAGGAATTAAATATCGATGTTGTTGAAGTGGTGGAAAGAAACTTAATTCAAAAAGATGAATTCCCATATCTAACTGCTTCAGGTGGGATGTATGATAGTGGTGATTATCATACAGCATTGCAATTAGCATTGGATTCTATTAATTATAAAGATTTTAAGAAAAAACAAAAGGAAGGTTGGAAACAAGGAAAATATTTAGGTATTGGTTTTGCTAGTATTGTAGAACCCTCTGGGTCGAATATGGGATATGTCACTTTGGCGTTAACACCGGAGGAAAGAGCAAAAGGACTTCCAAAATCTGGAGCTGCAGAGGGGGCGACCGTATCAATTGACCCAATGGGTGGTATCACTGTTCGAATTAGTACAGTACCTACAGGGCAAGGGCATGAAACAGTTGCAGCGCAAATCGTTGCAGATACGCTTGGAGTTGAGTCAAGTATGGTAAAAGTAATTGCGGAGCTTGATACTTCAACAAGTCCCTGGACAGTAGCTTCAGGAAGTTATTCCAGTCGCTTTGCTCCTATTGGTTCAAGTGCCATTTATTTAGCTGCACATAAAGTAAAAACAAAACTACTAAAAATTGCAGCGAAGCAATTAGAAACAACTGTAGAAGAATTAACAATGGGAAATGGAAAAGTGTATAAAGAATCGAATCCAGGGATTAGTATTTCTCTAAAACGATTGATCGGTACAACGCACTGGAATCCAGAAGTACTACCAGAGGGTCTAGAACCTGGACTTCATGAATCCGCTTTTTATACTTTACCAGAGGCTAAGGCACCAACGGAATTAGATACTGTGAATGGATCTGTCACCTATGGATTTGTTTTTGATGCTGTGAAGGTGGAAGTTGATATTAATACTGGAGAAGTAAAAATATTAGACTATTTCACAGTTCACGATGCTGGTAAACTTTTAAATCCTAAAATCGCAAATGGACAGATTCTTGGGGGACTTACCCATGGTTTAGGAGCAGCAATCTATGAAAACCTAGTCTATGACAAAAATGGCCAGTTACTCACTGGAAGCTTCATGGATTATCTCGTTCCAACTGCAACGGAAATACCAAATATTACAATTAAGCATATTGAAACACCATCACCACTGACAGTTCTTGGTGCAAAGGGACTTGGTGAAGGAAATACAATGAGTGCACCAGCAGTTATTGCCAATGCTGTAACGGATGCACTAAAACCACTAGGGGTTACGATTGAGCAGTTACCTCTATCACCAGATTATATTTGGAATAAAATTCACAAAAAGAAAATAGTGGAAGTATAGAATAGGAGGGTATTCAATGGATGGAAAAGGAAGTATCAAGCTACAAGGAAATAAAGAAACAGTTTTCGCAAGCCTATTGAACCCAGAAGTATTGAAGAATTGCATTATGGGTTGTAAAGAACTTAATCAACAAGAAGAGAATGTATACCAAGTAGATTTATCTGTTGGGGTGGCAGCGGTTAAGGGAAAATACGATGCAACGATTCGTTTAGCAGACGTAGAGGCTCCGAAAAGTTATCGATTAATCGTACATGGCGAAGGGGGACCAGGATTTGTTGATGCGGAAGCAGAAATCCAGCTAGTAACAGTTGAAAACAATATAACGGAATTAAATTATACGTATGAAGCTCAAGTTGGCGGGAAAGTAGCTTCTATTGGTCAAAGGATGCTAAGTGGAGTAGCAAAGTTAATCATTAACGATTTCTTTAAGAAAGTGAAAAAAGAATTAGAAAAAGTGAGTAACATGGAAGGAGAACTTCGCTAATGAAACCAGCAGCCTTTTCCTATTTATGTCCATCAACGATAGAAGAAGCGATGGATCTATTAACTGAATATGGAGACGAAGGTAAAATTATTGCCGGTGGTCAAAGTTTTGTTCCTATTTTAAATATGCGCATGTCAGAGCCTGAATATTTAATTGACATTCACCTATTAAAGGAGCTAGAGGGAATACGGTTAGAAGACAACGTCATAAAAATTGGCGCATTGACAACACAACGAAATTTAGAAGAAAGTGTGCTGATTAAAGAAAATTTTCCAGTTCTTGAGCAAGCAGTTAAGTTTATTGGCCATGTTCAAACAAGGAATAGGGGAACCGTAGGAGGTAGTGTAGCGCATGCAGATCCAAGTGCGGAATTACCACTATCTTTCCTTGCACTAAATGCAGAAATCATAGTGCAAAGTGCTAGCGATACAAGAACGGCTGATATTAATGAATTTTTCTTGACGTATTTAACAACAGATATGATGCCAGATGAGATTTTAACAGAAATTCGTGTACCAATCCAGCAGCCGAAAGGGTATGCCTTTGAAGAATTTAGTAGAAGACATGGTGATTTTGCATTGGTTTCAGTTGTTTGTCTTTTATCTATAGATAATGACGCAAAAATTGATTCTGTACGACTTGTGTTAGGCGGAATTGATGCAGTCCCTGTTTTGGCTGATGAAGCAATGGATTTTCTTATTGGAAAAGAACCTACTGAAAAAGTGTTAGAAGAAGCAGCAGAATTAGCCATCGAAAATGCTGACCCAGATGAAGATTTGCATGCATCTATTGATTATCGCTTACATCTAGCGAAGACACTAACGAAAAAAGCAATACAAAAAGCTTATAACATGGAGATAGGGGGGAGGAATAATGGTTGAAATTGTTCAAGATCAAAGGGCTAAAGTTAGTTTAACAATCAATGGGAGAGTAGTAGAAAAATATGTAGAGCCACGAAGGTTACTAAGTGATTTTATTCGTGAAGACCTTGCACTTACAGGTACCCATGTAGGCTGTGAACACGGTGTCTGTGGATCTTGTACTATCCTATTTAATGGATCTGCGGTAAGAAGTTGTCTTATGTTTACCGTACAAGCAGATGGTTCAGAGATAAAAACTATCGAAGGTTTATTTGAAAATGGAGAAATGAGTTCATTACAAGAGGCGTTTATTGAATCACATGGTTTGCAATGTGGATTCTGTACACCAGGAATTTTAATGTCAGCTTATGAAATTTTACAAAGTGATACAAGACCATCAAAAAAAGAAATAAAAGAAATACTCTCAGGACATTTGTGCCGTTGCACAGGATATGAGGGAATCATTGAGGCAATTGAAAAAGCATTTGATAGGAAAAGTAAGGAGTGAAAAATGTGAATCTTGGAAATATGTTTGAGTTTTCAGTAAAACGTTTCCCTGAAAACACTGCAATTGTAGAAGAAAATAAAAGGTATACTTATCGAGAATTTAATAGCCAAATCAATAAGTTAGCCGTATCCTTACAAGAATCTGGCATTGAAAAAGGAGACCGTGTCGTAATTATTTTAAAAAACCGACTAGAAACAGTTGCACTTTATTGGGCTATTCAAAAAATTGGTGCGGTGTTTACTCCAATTAATTTTCGATTATCCACAGATGAAGTTGCATATTGTGTCAACAATGCAGAAGCAAAGGCAGTTATTTATGAACCAATTAGTGAAGAGGTTGTATTACAATCTAACTTTATTAAAAAACCGATACTTGTTAGTATTTTGGGAGCTAAAGGTGGTGACATAACATACGAGGAAATGCTCCAACAAGAGAATGAAGATTATGATGTGCCGTATATTGACATGAATGATATATGTCTCATGTTGTATACATCAGGAACAACTGGAAAACCAAAAGGAGTTCCACGCTCTCATATGAATGAGTATAGTGCTGCAACTGCACACATTATTCAAAATAATTATACTAAACATGAAAGCACGATAGGCGCAATGCCGCTTTACCACACCATGGGTATGCGTTCCTTAGTGACCATGGGGCTTTTAAATGGGAAGTTTGTTATGACACCTGATTACAATGTGGAAAATACGTTAAAAGTACTAGATAAAGAAAAAATTACTTGTGTTTATCTTATTCCAACAATTTTTCATGATATTATACATCACAAAGATTTTGATGAGTTCAATTTGCGAAATCTTAAGAAAATTGGCTATGCAGGTGCCGCAATGACAACTGAGCTAACGGAAAAATGTTTCGAAAAATTCAAACCGGAAGTATTTGTAAATCACTATGGAAGTACAGAAGTATATACGTTCTCTATTTGTGATTATTTGGATAAGAAACCAGGTTGTGCTGGAAAACCAGGGTTTCATCAAGAATTACGTTTGATTAAACCAGATCCTGAAGGAAATGCTGATCCAAACGATTTAGTTCCTATAGGTGAACCAGGAGAAATTATTGTAAATATCGATTCACTAGAGGCTTTCAAAGGTTATTGGAACCGACCAGATACGAATAAAAAAGCGATTAGATCTGGTTGGTACTTCACCGGTGATATGGGGGTTCTTGATGAAGATGAGGACTTAAATGTTGTTGGTAGAGTAGATGACATGATAATTTCTGGAGGGGAAAATATCCACCCATTAGAGGTGGAAAACGTACTAGCTGGACATCCAGAAGTATTGGAAGTAACGATTGTTGGAATTACAGATAGTCACTGGGGTGAAAAAGTAGTTGCTTATATTGTAAGCGGTAGCAAAAATTTAACTTCAGAGGAACTTGATATTTATTGCAAAAATTCGAATAACCTAGCTAATTTTAAACGTCCAAAAGAATATCGTTTTGTGAAAGAAATACCGAAGAGTCCAGTTGGTAAAATTTTAAGAAGAATTTTAAAAGATACCTATCAAGGGGAAATAAAGGAGAGTGTATAACATGGTTAACAGTATAGTACAGGAATGGGATCATATTACGGTTGAAAAAAATGTGGAGGAGAAAACAGCAACAATCACATTAGATCGCCCTGAAAAAATGAATACGCTTAGCTTTATTGCACGATCACATTTATCGCAGATTTTTGATATTTTAAACAATGATGATGATGTAAAAGTTATATTAATAAAAGGTGCTGGTGAAAAAGCATTTACTTCAGGGGGGGACATTGCTCAATTTATGGAAAGACATCCAGTAGAACTTTCCGAGCTCCATGTCAATGTTGCCGCACCGGAACGCTCTCCCAAACCAGTAATCGCTCAACTTCAAGGATATACATTCGGAGTGGGGCTAGAAATTGCTTTGGCATGTGATTTTCGTGTAGCTGCAGATAATACATTACTTGCATTGCCAGAAATTAATATAGGAATGATCCCAGGAAGTGGTGGTTCTCAGCGAGTAACAAAAATTGCAGGAATTGGAAGAGCGAAAGATATGATCTTACGTGGTAGAAGAGTTCCTGCTCACGAGGCGCATAACTGGGGGTTAGTAACAGCGGTAACAAGTTCTGAAAACCTAGAAGAAGAAACCAATAAAATTGTAAAAGATTTAACCTCCAAGTCACCAATGACATTGAAAGTATTAAAACGAGTACTTAATACAGCACAAGATTCGTCACTAAGTACTGGAATGGAAATTGAAGGGTTTGCATACGGAATGCTTCGTTCAACAGAAGATTTTAATGAAGGCGTTCAAGCTTTCGAGAATAAAGAGAAACCAAAATTTAAGGGGAAATAAACTACTGGATAAATAGTAAAAAACAAGTTAGGCAGGGAGAGTCTTTAACATGGATTTTCCCTTCCTTTAAAATAAAGGAATTTAGCATTTTGTTGACTGTTGTGAAATCGACAAAAGGGGAGAAATAGATGAAATCAATCAGTAATAATTTTAAAAATGTTACGAAGTATCTTAATGAAAAAACTTTAAGTACTGGTATCCTTGCGACAATCTTTGGATGTACGGGCCCTGCATTAATAATTATTGGTGGCGCAAGAGATGCAGGTCTAACAACAGAACAAATGATTTCATGGCTTTTCGCTGTTTACTTTTTTGGTAGTTTAATAGGAATTTACATGGCATTGAAGTATAAACAACCTATTGTTGGAGCCTATTCTATTCCTGGAGCAGTATTAGTTGCCGCGGGGTTACAGTCCTATTCATTGAATGAAATATCGGGTGCTTATTTAGCTGCTGGTATTATCGTATTAATATTAGGATTAAGTGGATTAATTGGAAAAATTATGAATTGGATTCCTGTTCCAATTGTCATGGCGATGATTGTGGGAGCAATGATTAAATTTGGTACGGATATGATTGTTTCCATACAGGGAGCACCGTTAATTGTTGGTGGGGCAATTGTAGCTTATTTGTTATCATCGCGGTTAATCCCAAAATTACCACCAATACTAATTGCATTTATTATTGGATGTATTTTAGCCGCCTTTACTGGTCAATTTCAAGTGGGAGAAATGCAAACTGGTTTAGCACTTCCTCAAATTTTGATGCCTGTGTTTAATATTGAAGCGATTATCTCTGTAGGTATTCCTTTAGCTTTATTAGTAATTGGTGCAGAAAACGCACAGTCTATTGGTGTTCTAATGGCAGAAGGTTATAAACCACCAATAAATGCAATGACGATTATTAGTGGTATTGGTGGAATTGTAACATCTTTCTTTGGGGGGCATAATGCAAATATAGCTGGGCCCATGACAGCAATTTGTGCATCTGAAGAATCTGGTGACAAAGAGGGAAGATATGTTTCTGTTTTGGTCAACGGTATCTTATTTGGTATTTTTGGTTTAGTTGCCGGTATTGCCGTATCATTTGTGGTTGTATTACCAAGTGTACTAATTGCTACTGTTGCAGGGTTAGCAATGGTTGGTGTGCTTGTAGCATCCTTACAAACGGCCTTTACAGGGAAAAAGTTTCAAATTGGAGCATTCTTTTCACTAATTATTGCCATGTCTGGAATTAGTTTCTTTGGAGTAAGTTCTCCTTTTTGGGCTTTAATCGGCGGTGTACTTGTTTCTTTGATACTTGAGAATAAGGATTTTAATGTTGAATCTATAGGTGATGAAAATAAACAAGAGGAGTTATCACAGATGGGTGTTTAATATAAGTTACTTAAAAAATCATTAATTTCCTATGTGAGATATAAATTGCATTTTTGGCTAATATGGAAAATTAAAGAGCTTAAATAATCATCAAACCCAATTTTTGATATATATTTGCATAGAATCATAATTAGAACTAATTTTTCTTACCACTAACATACATTTAGCTTTGAGAAGTCGTTTCGTGTAAGCAAAAAGTTGTAGAAATAGCAGTGGAATAACACGAACCCAAAAGAATGTCACTGTAAATATTAATCATACAATGATTGGAAACATTTATAAAATAGGTTGACGCAGTGCAAGCAAAGGTATGTTAAACGAAACCTTATGAAAGTGTTGTCGGCTAATTATTTCAGTAACACTGGAAAATATCTTTTTTTAAAAGATAACATGATGGAAAGAGAGGAAATGACATTTTTTAACGTTAAAGAGGATTGATTACTTTTATATTATTAGATAAACAGAGAAAAAGGAGAGATAAATCCGTATGACAGTAATAACAGACAAATTTGGCCGTCCTATGAAGGATCTTCGTATCTCTGTTATTGATCGTTGTAATTTTAGATGTAGATATTGTATGCCAAAAGAAATATTTGGAAGAGACTTTGTATTTATGCCTAAAGAGCAACTATTAAGTTTTGAAGAAATAGAACATATTGCAAAGTTATTTGTAGATTTAGGAATTAAAAAAATACGATTAACTGGTGGAGAACCATTACTCAGAAGAGACTTGCCTGTACTAATTGAAAAATTAGTGCGAATCGAAGGGGTAGAAGATATAGGTTTAACAACAAATGGCTCCTTACTTTTTAATATGGCACAAAAATTAAAAGACGCAGGGCTAAAACGTGTGAATGTAAGTTTAGATGCATTGGATAATACGTTATTTAAATCGATTAATGATAGTGGTGTGGGTCCAGAAAAGATATTAAAGGGTATCGAAAAAGCCAAAGAAGTTGGCTTAGAAGTAAAAGTGAATATGGTCGTAAAAAAAGGTATGAATGACGAGGAAATTGTTCCAATGGCAATGTACTTTAAAGAACAAGGGATTGCATTAAGATATATTGAGTTTATGGATGTTGGTCAGTCAAATGGGTGGAACTTCAATAAAGTAGTAACCAAAAAAGAAATCTTCCAGGAGCTATCTAAACATTTCGAGATGGAAGCTGTAGATCCTGCATACGTAGGTGAAGTAGCCAAACGTTATCGTTATATTGGAACAAACACGGAAGTTGGATTTATCACATCGGTATCCAATTCTTTCTGTTCTAGTTGCACAAGAGCGAGAATTGCCGCAGATGGAAAAATGTACAACTGTCTATTTGCAGAAAATGGTTTTGATTTTCGTCAAAGCTTACGATCTAAGAAAACGGATGAAGAAATAAAAAAAGAAATCATGAGTATATGGAGTAACCGGACGGATCGCTATTCTGATGAGCGAACAGAAGAATCAGCTAAACATAAAAAGAAAATTGAGATGTCTTATATTGGTGGATAGGAGAAATAAGTGATGGGAAATAGATATTCACGACAAACGCTTTTCAAACCAATTGGTGAAGGTGGACAAGAAAAGATTCGAAATAAGCATGTTCTCATCTTAGGCTGTGGGGCGTTAGGAACAGCTAATGCTGAAAACTTAGTACGTGCTGGGATTGGTAAGCTAACGATGATAGATAGAGACTATGTCGAATTAAGTAATTTACAAAGGCAGCAATTGTATACTGAAAAAGAGGTCTATGAACAAATTCCGAAAGCGATAGCAGCTAAACAACGTTTACAAGAAATCAATTCCTCAGTTGTTATCGAGGCACATATTATGGATTCCATACCAGTGACGCTTCAACCATTGTTAAAAAATGTAGATGTAATAATTGATGCTACCGATAATTTTGAAACGAGATTTATGTTAAACGACTTATCCAATAAGCAGCATATTCCATGGATTTATGGATCTTGTGTTGGTAGCACAGGGATGAGTTTTACAATTTTACCAGATGAGACGCCTTGTCTTGAATGCTTAATGGATACGATACCAGCGTCAGGGGCAACTTGTGATTCTGTAGGAATTATTTCACCAGCTGTACAGATGGTGGTTGCCCATCAAACGGCAGAAGCATTAAAAATTTTGGTGGAAGATAAAAAGGCTCTCCGTACATCACTCTTAACATTTGATTTATGGAATAATCATTATCATACCATGAAGGTGGAACGAGCGAAAAAAAAGAGTTGTCCATCATGTGGAGAAAAACCAAGCTATCCATCGCTAAATTATCAATTCAGTACAAAATCAGAGGTGCTTTGTGGCAGAAATACGGTTCAAATTAGAACATCCCAAGAACGTAATTTACATTTATTGAAAGAACAATTAAAAAGAATTGGATTAGTGAAAGCAAATGATTTTTTAATATCTATTGAATATGAGACATATCGTTTGGTTTTCTTTCAAGATGGAAGAACGTTAATTCATGGAACCAATTCAATTGAAAAGGCAAAAAGTATATATTATCAGTTAACAGGATGAAGGTGAATAACTGTGGTAGAAAGTAGAAAGCCAATTAAAGTAAATGAAGCCATCACACGTATGATGAATTTTGCAAAAGAAGGAAGTGTAGAATACATTCCAATTGAAAAAAGTTATGGTCGTTTTCTGGGAGAAGATTTAATCGCCGACCACCATGTCCCTCCATTTGACCGCTCTCCATATGATGGTTTTGCTGTGCGTGCAATGGATACGGATCATGCTTCTAGTAATAGTCCAGTCGAACTGAAAATAGTAGGAGAGGTTGGTGCTGGGAGTGTTTTTGAACGTCCGGTAGCAGAAGGGGAAGTCGTTCGAATTATGACTGGAGCACAGATTCCTAACGGTTGTAACGCTGTCTTTATGCTTGAAGAGGTAAACGAATCAGAAAAAAATGGAAAAAAATATATTCAGATAAAAAGAAGTGTGAAATCAGGAAAAAATATTTCTTTTACTGGTGAGGATACCAAAAAAGGAACAATACTTACAAAGAAGGGAATATATATCACTCCTGGGGTAGTAGCACTACTTGCAACATTTGGTTACAAAAAAGTGCCGGTAGCCAAGAAGCCTATAATTGGAATCATTGCAACTGGCAGTGAATTATTAGAGGTGGATGAAGCTTTGGAACCAGGGAAAATTCGGAACAGCAATGCCTATATGATTCAATCACAAATTACTCGTGCAGGTGGAAAAGCTCTATACCTAGGACAACTTAGTGATGATTTTGAAGTATGCTATAAACAAGTGAAAGATGCCATTGACGAGGTGGATATGCTAATTACTACTGGAGGCGTATCTGTCGGCGATTATGACTATTTACCAGATATTTATGCAAAGCTTGATTGTAATGTTTTGTTCAATAAAATTAAAATGCGACCTGGCAGTGTGACAACGGTAGCTGAAAAAAACGGGAAATTATTATTTGGACTATCCGGGAACCCATCCTCATGCTATGTCGGTTTTGAACTTTATACTCGGCCTGCTGTTCGTAAGTTTTTGCATAATAGTCACCCATTTTTAAAGAAAGAAATGGCTCAACTTGGTGCGGATTTTCTAAAGACCAATCCATTTGATCGTTTTATAAGGGGACATATGAGCTATCAAAACGGTCGTTTAGTTGCAAATTCAGTTGGGTTGGATAAACCAAATGTTGTTTCGTCCTTAGCGAAAGCCAATATTCTCATTATGCTGCCAGGAGGAACCAGAGGTTATGAAACAGGGATGGATATACCAGTCATTCTATTAGAAGATCAGGAAGGAATGGCAATGGAACAATTTTTTGATAGGGATGTCAATTCCAGAAAGGGTTAGAGAAATGATGGTTAATTCATTATACGAGATCGTTGAGGAGCCAATAGAAGTAAAAGAGATTATTAAGAAAGTAGAACGTAGAGAAGCGGGAGCAATTAATACTTTTATTGGTACGGTGCGCGAGTGGACAGGCGGTAAACGTACGATGTATTTAAAATATCAAGCTTACCAACCGATGGCCGTAAAAATGTTACAGAAAATAGGTGCAGAAATTGAAAAGAAATGGCCGAACTCGAAAACAGCTATTACACATCGAATTGGTGAGTTGGATATTTTAGATATTGCTGTGGTTATCTGTGTCTCGTCTCCACACCGAAAGGCATCATATGAAGCAAATGAATATGCGATAGAAAGAATTAAACAAATGGTACCTATTTGGAAGAAAGAACATTGGGAAGATGGAGAGACTTGGATGGGAGACCAATTAGAAAATGTTGCATATCCTGAGGGAAGTCCAGATATAAGGGGTGTGAAATAATGATTCATATTTTACTTTTTGCAGATTTACAGGAAAATTTGGGAAAAGCTAGTTTAGAGTATAAATGTGACTCTATAACGATTAGAGAATTAAAAGTACAACTCAAAACAGCATATGGATTATCTAAAATAGATCAAGTAATGATGGCGATAAATGAGGAATATGCAACGGAGGATGATATTGTGAAATCTGGAGACACAGTAGCTTTTATCCCCCCAGTTAGTGGTGGGTAAGTGGATATTATTCAGATGGTAGGATATAAAAATAGTGGCAAAATAACGATTGTAACAAAGAAGCTCTTGTGAAATACTGTCCTTTTCTGTTTTGATGGTAATAATTGTTCGCTTACATAGCAGTCAATTCCATCATGGATGTAACTTCCTATTTCTATTTTGACATTTGTATATTTATGCTAGTTTTTTCAGTTGCAAATTTGTTGAAGGAAAGTACATCGTATGTAAGATATTATCCGCTTAACGATTACTGTAGAAGTTAAATATAACATATGTCCTTATGGAAAAAGAAAGAATCTTTTATAATAGGTGGATTACTGGTCCTGAAAATGAAAATAAAATAGAGGAGTTTTTAAATGTCCACAACTCATCGAAAACATGCTGCAAAACATATTTCATGTGCTGTTATCACGGTTAGCGATACAAGGACAAAAGAAACCGATAAAAGTGGAAAGAAAATCATTGATCAATTAACAAATCATGAACATCAAGTGAATTTGTATGAAATCATTCCAGATGAAGGAGATCAAATTCGAAGGACCGTAGAAAAAT
The nucleotide sequence above comes from Oceanobacillus timonensis. Encoded proteins:
- the moaA gene encoding GTP 3',8-cyclase MoaA translates to MTVITDKFGRPMKDLRISVIDRCNFRCRYCMPKEIFGRDFVFMPKEQLLSFEEIEHIAKLFVDLGIKKIRLTGGEPLLRRDLPVLIEKLVRIEGVEDIGLTTNGSLLFNMAQKLKDAGLKRVNVSLDALDNTLFKSINDSGVGPEKILKGIEKAKEVGLEVKVNMVVKKGMNDEEIVPMAMYFKEQGIALRYIEFMDVGQSNGWNFNKVVTKKEIFQELSKHFEMEAVDPAYVGEVAKRYRYIGTNTEVGFITSVSNSFCSSCTRARIAADGKMYNCLFAENGFDFRQSLRSKKTDEEIKKEIMSIWSNRTDRYSDERTEESAKHKKKIEMSYIGG
- a CDS encoding MoeB/ThiF family adenylyltransferase; protein product: MGNRYSRQTLFKPIGEGGQEKIRNKHVLILGCGALGTANAENLVRAGIGKLTMIDRDYVELSNLQRQQLYTEKEVYEQIPKAIAAKQRLQEINSSVVIEAHIMDSIPVTLQPLLKNVDVIIDATDNFETRFMLNDLSNKQHIPWIYGSCVGSTGMSFTILPDETPCLECLMDTIPASGATCDSVGIISPAVQMVVAHQTAEALKILVEDKKALRTSLLTFDLWNNHYHTMKVERAKKKSCPSCGEKPSYPSLNYQFSTKSEVLCGRNTVQIRTSQERNLHLLKEQLKRIGLVKANDFLISIEYETYRLVFFQDGRTLIHGTNSIEKAKSIYYQLTG
- the glp gene encoding gephyrin-like molybdotransferase Glp, which produces MTVVESRKPIKVNEAITRMMNFAKEGSVEYIPIEKSYGRFLGEDLIADHHVPPFDRSPYDGFAVRAMDTDHASSNSPVELKIVGEVGAGSVFERPVAEGEVVRIMTGAQIPNGCNAVFMLEEVNESEKNGKKYIQIKRSVKSGKNISFTGEDTKKGTILTKKGIYITPGVVALLATFGYKKVPVAKKPIIGIIATGSELLEVDEALEPGKIRNSNAYMIQSQITRAGGKALYLGQLSDDFEVCYKQVKDAIDEVDMLITTGGVSVGDYDYLPDIYAKLDCNVLFNKIKMRPGSVTTVAEKNGKLLFGLSGNPSSCYVGFELYTRPAVRKFLHNSHPFLKKEMAQLGADFLKTNPFDRFIRGHMSYQNGRLVANSVGLDKPNVVSSLAKANILIMLPGGTRGYETGMDIPVILLEDQEGMAMEQFFDRDVNSRKG
- a CDS encoding molybdenum cofactor biosynthesis protein MoaE produces the protein MVNSLYEIVEEPIEVKEIIKKVERREAGAINTFIGTVREWTGGKRTMYLKYQAYQPMAVKMLQKIGAEIEKKWPNSKTAITHRIGELDILDIAVVICVSSPHRKASYEANEYAIERIKQMVPIWKKEHWEDGETWMGDQLENVAYPEGSPDIRGVK
- the moaD gene encoding molybdopterin converting factor subunit 1, which encodes MIHILLFADLQENLGKASLEYKCDSITIRELKVQLKTAYGLSKIDQVMMAINEEYATEDDIVKSGDTVAFIPPVSGG